In Maniola hyperantus chromosome 13, iAphHyp1.2, whole genome shotgun sequence, one genomic interval encodes:
- the LOC117987927 gene encoding uncharacterized protein isoform X2: MNEIDLIKEVENRPILYDKTVSGFNKTKLRDDAWKEVQDALNVSAASLRRGRTPLHHHHQPTDVAGHRSLVKASTRHVLLAAIQRLPVGCDSFDVVCPPSEAECKKRWRSLRDSFIKLQRTHGGRTRWPYLTAMRFLLPHIEPKNEAPVKRETSDSEPEEEPPKHRPGFSLPDLSFPDFRAEEEEDSQPAKKMRLNSTEEQDPCQCNRTDPDELFLLSCAPTLKRLNPKQNAVARLKIQQVLYEAEFGSHMELPYVTPASDCGYENTDGSM, from the exons ATGAACGAAATCGACTTGATAAAGGAGGTGGAAAACCGGCCGATTTTGTACGATAAAACCGTCAGTGGTTTCAATAAGACGAAACTGCGAGACGACGCGTGGAAGGAAGTCCAAGATGCCCTCAATGTGTCTG CTGCCAGCCTTAGAAGAGGCCGCACGCCTCTACAccaccatcatcaaccgacagacgttgctggacataggtctcttgtaaaggcttccacacgccacgtcttgctcgccgccatccagcggctccctgtgggctgcgattcgtttgatgtcgtctgtccacctagtg AGGCAGAATGCAAGAAGCGCTGGCGGTCCCTGCGCGACTCCTTCATCAAGCTGCAAAGAACTCACGGCGGACGGACCAGGTGGCCCTACCTCACTGCCATGCGTTTCCTGTTGCCCCACATCGAACCAAAGAACGAGGCCCC AGTGAAAAGAGAAACATCAGATTCGGAGCCCGAAGAGGAGCCGCCAAAACACCGGCCCGGCTTCTCCCTCCCAGATCTCTCCTTCCCTGACTTCCGcgcagaagaagaagaagactccCAACCGGCCAAGAAGATGCGACTCAACTCCACAGAGGAGCAAGACCCTTGCCAGTGCAATAGAACAGACCCTGATGAGTTATTCCTGCTCAGCTGTGCTCCGACCTTGAAACGGTTAAACCCCAAACAGAATGCTGTGGCGCGATTGAAAATCCAGCAAGTTTTGTACGAAGCAGAGTTTGGAAGTCATATGGAACTGCCCTATGTAACTCCAGCTAGCGATTGTGGATATGAGAATACCGATGGCTCTATGTAA
- the LOC117987430 gene encoding acylamino-acid-releasing enzyme-like isoform X3: MGDIWRMNSHMEAVVRVYKTLTKIPSIVGGRLNCKGNRITSRWSIRNLDKGKNTQYLIDYILDENLGVVAHSQFGVDISHELLTSISPKENFKAVVREEKDDKDGAKKKFFLEVWSSTSLKHSIDLTALDIHGDVYTDSEFGSLDWSPDESKIVYVAEKKIKKSEPFIKRKPAEDKNVDPDNKHIPGQEHIHRDDWGEQLTGKIETVVVVCKLADETFTVYDTVPGCPGQVRFSPSGDSIIGITWEAKMLGRLGLIYCTNRPSFVFCLTLTGTFITVSSGNKAVRSPRIAPNGDLFWLQREAHGPHHACHQLVRLASDDIKNLLGSEDGFDHKVSVVIDIVKTEQEISNGVFYGIYCQSLPAKCFSADSKRLVFSTQQQTEIRSYVVDIESGRIVDISNNKKTSGSTTVLNVQADTILATFSSMTTPGQLFVAKLPNVDKESTIEWVRVSSPSEVPSTVANAKLQYMALKQDTQDSVSTFTAIYFGPDEGKVYPLVVWPHGGPHSAFSNSYSLEAAFFNMIGFACLMINYRGSSGTGDSSLFYLPSRVGTADVDDCKLATQKALDQFPIDDKRLLLYGGSHGGFLVCHLSGVYPELYAVTVARNPVIDLASMSNTSDIADWICLSPYKLSRLNWQRGRKRKMPYG, from the exons ATGGGCGACATTTGGAGGATGAATTCTCAT ATGGAAGCAGTAGTAAGAGTCTATAAGACCCTAACAAAAATCCCCTCCATAGTGGGGGGGAGGTTGAACTGCAAGGGCAACAGGATAACGTCAAGATGGTCCATACGTAACCTGGACAAGGGGAAGAACACCCAGTACCTTATAGATTACATACTGGATGAGAATCTGGGGGTGGTTGCGCACAGTCAGTTTGGAGTTGATATCAGCCATGA GTTATTGACATCAATATCTCCTAAAGAGAACTTTAAAGCTGTGGTCAGAGAGGAGAAAGACGACAAGGATGGAGCAAAGAAGAAGTTCTTCCTCGAAGTGTGGTCCAGCACCAGTCTCAAACATTCCATCGACTTGACTGCACTGGACATACATGGCGATGTTTATACTGATT CGGAATTCGGCAGCTTAGACTGGTCACCTGATGAATCCAAAATTGTGTATGTCGctgaaaagaaaattaaaaagtccgAACCATTCATCAAAAGAAAACCTGCAGAAGACAAAAATGTTGATCCTGATAATAAACATATACCG GGGCAAGAGCACATACACAGAGACGACTGGGGAGAACAGTTGACGGGGAAGATAGAGACAGTGGTGGTGGTGTGCAAACTCGCTGACGAAACGTTCACTGTCTATGACACCGTGCCTGGGTGTCCGGGACAG GTACGATTTTCTCCGAGCGGCGACAGTATAATAGGAATAACGTGGGAGGCAAAAATGTTGGGACGTCTAGGGCTCATCTACTGTACCAATCGTCCATCGTTTGTGTTTTGCCTCACCCTGACTGGAACATTCA TAACTGTGAGCAGTGGGAACAAAGCGGTCCGTTCCCCTCGCATCGCTCCGAACGGTGACTTGTTCTGGCTGCAGAGGGAAGCGCATGGACCGCATCACGCGTGCCATCAACTCGTCAGACTCGCTTCGGATGAC ATAAAAAATCTACTAGGCTCAGAAGACGGCTTCGATCACAAAGTGTCAGTAGTAATAGACATAGTGAAGACAGAACAGGAAATAAGCAACGGTGTATTCTACGGCATCTACTGTCAGAGCTTACCGGCTAAGTGCTTTAGCGCTGACAGCAAGCGGCTGGTATTCAGCACTCAACAGCAGACTGAAATTAGGAGCTATGTTGTTGAtattg AGAGTGGCAGGATAGTGGACATATCGAACAACAAGAAAACTTCGGGATCGACAACAGTTCTAAACGTACAGGCTGATACCATCCTAGCTACCTTCTCCAGCATGACCACGCCTGGACAG TTATTCGTAGCAAAACTACCTAACGTTGATAAGGAAAGTACGATTGAATGGGTGCGAGTTAGCTCCCCCAGCGAAGTGCCGAGTACAGTGGCCAACGCCAAACTGCAGTACATGGCTTTGAAACAAGACACGCAGGACAGCGTAT caaCATTTACGGCGATATACTTCGGTCCGGACGAAGGGAAGGTTTACCCCCTAGTGGTGTGGCCACACGGCGGACCGCATTCTGCTTTCTCAAATTCCTATTCCCTGGAGGCTGCCTTCTTCAATATGATTG GATTCGCATGCCTCATGATAAACTACCGGGGCTCCTCAGGCACGGGAGATTCCTCGCTATTCTACCTCCCCAGTCGCGTCGGCACGGCTGACGTAGACGACTGTAAACTCGCCACTCAGAAGGCTTTAGACCAGTTTCCCATAGATGACAAGAGATTACTTCTATATGGGGGTTCTCATGGCGGCTTCTTGGTGTGCCACTTGAGTGGGGTGTACCCTGAGCTGTACGCTGTGACGGTAGCGAGGAATCCTGTTATCGACTTGGCGTCTATGTCCAATACAAGCGATATTGCTGACtg GATTTGCCTCAGCCCGTATAAATTATCGAGGCTCAACTGGCAACGGGGACGCAAACGTAAGATGCCTTATGGGTAA
- the LOC138403192 gene encoding putative leucine-rich repeat-containing protein DDB_G0290503 — translation MDQSLLAILHSMKTKLQNLSTNASQIIETLDDPTTQSPTIIQEAEIISSKLQTLLNRLSSELTNYFRLSNDPAPDDISEISTVQLEAEDILCELKVKIKEKTKVIERENQVNRDTNPNLNSRLPKLSLPEFDGDILQWSTFWDQFSSNIDKRNLTDVDKLLYLKASLKGEAKKIVEGLETTNKNYSIALVTLKNRYGKENHIIDAHYSALYRVKASTAMNVTEVRQTLNEIERHLRVLKSLGEDINHNHLRFLIMEKFPQEIIYEMKMKINTESIEEIRKCLEVIITAREDAERVIQGKSEDNYTTQSLHANASDDNNMKLKSKGPTKLNPADVATKPYSTCEEKAKWLAGSQYLLQASDTLPQRATNSDPFLFREALPNDSEDEEAEINETISVI, via the exons ATGGATCAAAGTCTCTTGGCGATATTGCActcaatgaaaacaaaattacaaaatttatcaACCAACGCATCTCAAATAATAGAAACTCTTGATGATCCAACCACTCAATCTCCAACGATTATACAAGAAGcagaaattatttcttcgaaatTACAAACTTTGTTAAATAGATTGAGCTCCGAATTAACCAATTACTTTCGATTAAGCAACGATCCTGCGCCTGATGACATATCCGAGATATCTACAGTACAATTAGAAGCCGAAGATATATTGTGTGAACTTAAAgtcaaaattaaagaaaagacTAAAGTAATTGAACGAGAAAATCAAGTCAACAGGGATACGAATCCGAATCTAAACAGCCGGCTACCGAAACTGAGTTTACCGGAATTCGACGGCGATATCCTGCAATGGTCAACATTTTGGGATCAATTCAGCTCAAATATTGACAAGCGAAACTTAACCGATGTTGACAAGCTATTGTATTTAAAAGCTTCGTTGAAAGGTGAAGCGAAGAAGATCGTGGAAGGCTTAGAGACAACAAACAAGAATTACAGTATAGCACTAGtgacattaaaaaatcgatatGGAAAGGAAAACCACATAATTGATGCACACTACTCAGCACTGTATCGTGTCAAGGCTTCCACCGCAATGAATGTCACAGAGGTGAGACAAACACTAAACGAGATAGAACGACACCTTAGGGTGCTTAAATCGCTGGGCGAGGACATAAACCACAACCATCTACGTTTCCTAATCATGGAAAAATTCCCGCAAGAAATCATttacgaaatgaaaatgaaaataaacaccGAGTCCATCGAGGAGATAAGGAAATGCCTCGAAGTCATTATTACGGCTAGGGAAGACGCAGAGAGAGTTATCCAGGGAAAATCTGAAGACAATTACACTACCCAATCTCTACACGCGAATGCATCCGACgacaataatatgaaattaaaatccaaAGGGCCAACAA AACTAAATCCAGCAGATGTAGCAACAAAACCTTACAGCACTTGTGAAGAGAAAGCGAAATGGTTAGCTGGATCTCAATATTTGTTACAAGCATCTGATACATTGCCACAAAGGGCAACGAATAGTGATCCCTTTTTGTTTCGGGAGGCTCTTCCGAATGATAGTGAAGATGAGGAAGCTGAAATTAATGAAACTATTTCTGTAATATAG
- the LOC117987430 gene encoding acylamino-acid-releasing enzyme-like isoform X1, translated as MGDIWRMNSHMEAVVRVYKTLTKIPSIVGGRLNCKGNRITSRWSIRNLDKGKNTQYLIDYILDENLGVVAHSQFGVDISHELLTSISPKENFKAVVREEKDDKDGAKKKFFLEVWSSTSLKHSIDLTALDIHGDVYTDSEFGSLDWSPDESKIVYVAEKKIKKSEPFIKRKPAEDKNVDPDNKHIPGQEHIHRDDWGEQLTGKIETVVVVCKLADETFTVYDTVPGCPGQVRFSPSGDSIIGITWEAKMLGRLGLIYCTNRPSFVFCLTLTGTFITVSSGNKAVRSPRIAPNGDLFWLQREAHGPHHACHQLVRLASDDIKNLLGSEDGFDHKVSVVIDIVKTEQEISNGVFYGIYCQSLPAKCFSADSKRLVFSTQQQTEIRSYVVDIESGRIVDISNNKKTSGSTTVLNVQADTILATFSSMTTPGQLFVAKLPNVDKESTIEWVRVSSPSEVPSTVANAKLQYMALKQDTQDSVSTFTAIYFGPDEGKVYPLVVWPHGGPHSAFSNSYSLEAAFFNMIGFACLMINYRGSSGTGDSSLFYLPSRVGTADVDDCKLATQKALDQFPIDDKRLLLYGGSHGGFLVCHLSGVYPELYAVTVARNPVIDLASMSNTSDIADWCAVEAGWPFTEEGPLEEDQLLTLRRVSPITHVQNVLIPTALMLGSKDKRVPHYQGLEYARRLKANGVKVAVYMYEDNHALSSLPVETDNLLNAADWLITHIKP; from the exons ATGGGCGACATTTGGAGGATGAATTCTCAT ATGGAAGCAGTAGTAAGAGTCTATAAGACCCTAACAAAAATCCCCTCCATAGTGGGGGGGAGGTTGAACTGCAAGGGCAACAGGATAACGTCAAGATGGTCCATACGTAACCTGGACAAGGGGAAGAACACCCAGTACCTTATAGATTACATACTGGATGAGAATCTGGGGGTGGTTGCGCACAGTCAGTTTGGAGTTGATATCAGCCATGA GTTATTGACATCAATATCTCCTAAAGAGAACTTTAAAGCTGTGGTCAGAGAGGAGAAAGACGACAAGGATGGAGCAAAGAAGAAGTTCTTCCTCGAAGTGTGGTCCAGCACCAGTCTCAAACATTCCATCGACTTGACTGCACTGGACATACATGGCGATGTTTATACTGATT CGGAATTCGGCAGCTTAGACTGGTCACCTGATGAATCCAAAATTGTGTATGTCGctgaaaagaaaattaaaaagtccgAACCATTCATCAAAAGAAAACCTGCAGAAGACAAAAATGTTGATCCTGATAATAAACATATACCG GGGCAAGAGCACATACACAGAGACGACTGGGGAGAACAGTTGACGGGGAAGATAGAGACAGTGGTGGTGGTGTGCAAACTCGCTGACGAAACGTTCACTGTCTATGACACCGTGCCTGGGTGTCCGGGACAG GTACGATTTTCTCCGAGCGGCGACAGTATAATAGGAATAACGTGGGAGGCAAAAATGTTGGGACGTCTAGGGCTCATCTACTGTACCAATCGTCCATCGTTTGTGTTTTGCCTCACCCTGACTGGAACATTCA TAACTGTGAGCAGTGGGAACAAAGCGGTCCGTTCCCCTCGCATCGCTCCGAACGGTGACTTGTTCTGGCTGCAGAGGGAAGCGCATGGACCGCATCACGCGTGCCATCAACTCGTCAGACTCGCTTCGGATGAC ATAAAAAATCTACTAGGCTCAGAAGACGGCTTCGATCACAAAGTGTCAGTAGTAATAGACATAGTGAAGACAGAACAGGAAATAAGCAACGGTGTATTCTACGGCATCTACTGTCAGAGCTTACCGGCTAAGTGCTTTAGCGCTGACAGCAAGCGGCTGGTATTCAGCACTCAACAGCAGACTGAAATTAGGAGCTATGTTGTTGAtattg AGAGTGGCAGGATAGTGGACATATCGAACAACAAGAAAACTTCGGGATCGACAACAGTTCTAAACGTACAGGCTGATACCATCCTAGCTACCTTCTCCAGCATGACCACGCCTGGACAG TTATTCGTAGCAAAACTACCTAACGTTGATAAGGAAAGTACGATTGAATGGGTGCGAGTTAGCTCCCCCAGCGAAGTGCCGAGTACAGTGGCCAACGCCAAACTGCAGTACATGGCTTTGAAACAAGACACGCAGGACAGCGTAT caaCATTTACGGCGATATACTTCGGTCCGGACGAAGGGAAGGTTTACCCCCTAGTGGTGTGGCCACACGGCGGACCGCATTCTGCTTTCTCAAATTCCTATTCCCTGGAGGCTGCCTTCTTCAATATGATTG GATTCGCATGCCTCATGATAAACTACCGGGGCTCCTCAGGCACGGGAGATTCCTCGCTATTCTACCTCCCCAGTCGCGTCGGCACGGCTGACGTAGACGACTGTAAACTCGCCACTCAGAAGGCTTTAGACCAGTTTCCCATAGATGACAAGAGATTACTTCTATATGGGGGTTCTCATGGCGGCTTCTTGGTGTGCCACTTGAGTGGGGTGTACCCTGAGCTGTACGCTGTGACGGTAGCGAGGAATCCTGTTATCGACTTGGCGTCTATGTCCAATACAAGCGATATTGCTGACtg GTGTGCCGTAGAAGCGGGCTGGCCTTTCACAGAAGAAGGTCCTTTAGAAGAAGATCAGCTGCTAACATTGCGAAGAGTTTCACCCATCACCCACGTCCAGAATGTTCTGATCCCCACAGCACTGATGTTGGGGTCGAAGGACAAACGCGTCCCTCACTACCAGGGCTTGGAGTATGCGAGGAGGTTAAAGGCCAACGGAGTTAAAGTGGC CGTGTACATGTACGAAGACAACCACGCGCTGAGCAGCCTGCCCGTGGAGACGGACAACCTGCTGAACGCGGCGGACTGGCTCATCACGCACATCAAGCCCTAG
- the LOC138403193 gene encoding uncharacterized protein gives MFSNRYLLSLRERYQHSHRDPRVTSKLEPQEGQIVQIKGDHPNRESWRVGKITKLMKGKDGFSRTAKVKVDNSEYIRSISHLYPLEMDEQEAHALADKPRPSYNYIPSERVTREVHEETTGETSEIRSGEINTPEKENDHTIQDHNETMLEDQLLPEEITNENEVDLSSEEPRPKREAASARQWILSDATGRKAASSPVASVPRRRRINLVSHAQADCASSKDVLL, from the exons ATGTTTTCTAATCGTTACCTTCTCAGCCTTCGAGAAAGATACCAGCATTCACATAGAGATCCAAGAGTTACTTCAAAATTAGAACCTCAAGAAGGACAAATAGTCCAGATAAAGGGGGATCATCCTAATCGGGAAAGCTGGCGAGTTGGGAAAATAACAAAACTTATGAAGGGGAAGGATGGATTTAGCAGAACAGCGAAAGTAAAAGTAGATAATAGCGAATATATTAGATCCATTTCACACTTATATCCATTGGAAATGGACGAACAAGAAGCCCACGCTCTAGCTGACAAACCTAGACCAAGTTACAACTATATACCTTCCGAACGCGTTACAAGAGAAGTGCACGAAGAAACCACTGGAGAAACCAGTGAGATACGTAGTGGTGAAATCAATacacctgaaaaggaaaatgaTCACACTATACAAGACCATAATGAGACGATGTTAGAGGATCAACTTCTGCCAGAGGAGATTACTAACGAAAACGAAGTAGACCTTTCTTCCGAGGAGCCAAGACCCAAGAGAGAAGCGGCT AGTGCGAGGCAATGGATTCTGTCCGATGCGACGGGGAGGAAGGCCGCTTCCTCGCCCGTCGCCTCAGTGCCGCGGAGACGGCGCATTAACCTGGTGTCGCACGCGCAAGCAGACTGCGCATCGAGCAAGG ATGTGTTGTTGTGA
- the LOC117987927 gene encoding uncharacterized protein isoform X1 translates to MSFRTCCVQNCFVRLGQGVPLHCFPNPMTEQERYQAWLRQIGGEVATLEQSCVFKNRRICHKHFNPIYYNSKNRLSKIAVPSISVLDDQLTISHGPPMHSHNPPLQSLVPGGSVSSSNDVPVETTAIPDIANTHSSASLSKVTPLPKHVTSAARARRSEAECKKRWRSLRDSFIKLQRTHGGRTRWPYLTAMRFLLPHIEPKNEAPVKRETSDSEPEEEPPKHRPGFSLPDLSFPDFRAEEEEDSQPAKKMRLNSTEEQDPCQCNRTDPDELFLLSCAPTLKRLNPKQNAVARLKIQQVLYEAEFGSHMELPYVTPASDCGYENTDGSM, encoded by the exons ATGTCCTTTAGAACCTGCTGTGTTCAAAATTGCTTTGTTAGACTCGGACAAG GAGTGCCTCTTCACTGTTTTCCGAATCCCATGACGGAGCAAGAGCGGTACCAAGCATGGCTCCGTCAAATTGGGGGAGAAGTAGCCACATTAGAACAATCTTGTGTTTTCAAAAATAGAAGAATTTGTCATAAGCATTTCAATCcaatttattataattcaaaaaacCGACTGAGTAAAATAGCTGTACCATCAATTAGTGTGCTAG ATGATCAATTAACTATCTCACATGGTCCACCTATGCACTCTCATAATCCTCCACTACAGTCACTTGTACCAGGTGGTTCTGTTTCAAGTTCTAATGATGTGCCAGTTGAGACAACAGCTATACCAGATATTGCAAATACTCATAGTAGTGCATCTTTGAGTAAAGTTACTCCCCTACCAAAGCATGTTACATCTGCTGCCCGAGCAAGACGTTCAG AGGCAGAATGCAAGAAGCGCTGGCGGTCCCTGCGCGACTCCTTCATCAAGCTGCAAAGAACTCACGGCGGACGGACCAGGTGGCCCTACCTCACTGCCATGCGTTTCCTGTTGCCCCACATCGAACCAAAGAACGAGGCCCC AGTGAAAAGAGAAACATCAGATTCGGAGCCCGAAGAGGAGCCGCCAAAACACCGGCCCGGCTTCTCCCTCCCAGATCTCTCCTTCCCTGACTTCCGcgcagaagaagaagaagactccCAACCGGCCAAGAAGATGCGACTCAACTCCACAGAGGAGCAAGACCCTTGCCAGTGCAATAGAACAGACCCTGATGAGTTATTCCTGCTCAGCTGTGCTCCGACCTTGAAACGGTTAAACCCCAAACAGAATGCTGTGGCGCGATTGAAAATCCAGCAAGTTTTGTACGAAGCAGAGTTTGGAAGTCATATGGAACTGCCCTATGTAACTCCAGCTAGCGATTGTGGATATGAGAATACCGATGGCTCTATGTAA
- the LOC117987927 gene encoding uncharacterized protein isoform X3, whose product MNEIDLIKEVENRPILYDKTVSGFNKTKLRDDAWKEVQDALNVSEAECKKRWRSLRDSFIKLQRTHGGRTRWPYLTAMRFLLPHIEPKNEAPVKRETSDSEPEEEPPKHRPGFSLPDLSFPDFRAEEEEDSQPAKKMRLNSTEEQDPCQCNRTDPDELFLLSCAPTLKRLNPKQNAVARLKIQQVLYEAEFGSHMELPYVTPASDCGYENTDGSM is encoded by the exons ATGAACGAAATCGACTTGATAAAGGAGGTGGAAAACCGGCCGATTTTGTACGATAAAACCGTCAGTGGTTTCAATAAGACGAAACTGCGAGACGACGCGTGGAAGGAAGTCCAAGATGCCCTCAATGTGTCTG AGGCAGAATGCAAGAAGCGCTGGCGGTCCCTGCGCGACTCCTTCATCAAGCTGCAAAGAACTCACGGCGGACGGACCAGGTGGCCCTACCTCACTGCCATGCGTTTCCTGTTGCCCCACATCGAACCAAAGAACGAGGCCCC AGTGAAAAGAGAAACATCAGATTCGGAGCCCGAAGAGGAGCCGCCAAAACACCGGCCCGGCTTCTCCCTCCCAGATCTCTCCTTCCCTGACTTCCGcgcagaagaagaagaagactccCAACCGGCCAAGAAGATGCGACTCAACTCCACAGAGGAGCAAGACCCTTGCCAGTGCAATAGAACAGACCCTGATGAGTTATTCCTGCTCAGCTGTGCTCCGACCTTGAAACGGTTAAACCCCAAACAGAATGCTGTGGCGCGATTGAAAATCCAGCAAGTTTTGTACGAAGCAGAGTTTGGAAGTCATATGGAACTGCCCTATGTAACTCCAGCTAGCGATTGTGGATATGAGAATACCGATGGCTCTATGTAA
- the LOC117987430 gene encoding acylamino-acid-releasing enzyme-like isoform X2: MGDIWRMNSHMEAVVRVYKTLTKIPSIVGGRLNCKGNRITSRWSIRNLDKGKNTQYLIDYILDENLGVVAHSQFGVDISHELLTSISPKENFKAVVREEKDDKDGAKKKFFLEVWSSTSLKHSIDLTALDIHGDVYTDSEFGSLDWSPDESKIVYVAEKKIKKSEPFIKRKPAEDKNVDPDNKHIPGQEHIHRDDWGEQLTGKIETVVVVCKLADETFTVYDTVPGCPGQVRFSPSGDSIIGITWEAKMLGRLGLIYCTNRPSFVFCLTLTGTFITVSSGNKAVRSPRIAPNGDLFWLQREAHGPHHACHQLVRLASDDIKNLLGSEDGFDHKVSVVIDIVKTEQEISNGVFYGIYCQSLPAKCFSADSKRLVFSTQQQTEIRSYVVDIESGRIVDISNNKKTSGSTTVLNVQADTILATFSSMTTPGQLFVAKLPNVDKESTIEWVRVSSPSEVPSTVANAKLQYMALKQDTQDSVSTFTAIYFGPDEGKVYPLVVWPHGGPHSAFSNSYSLEAAFFNMIGFASARINYRGSTGNGDANVRCLMGNIGNYDVNDCLLTLKTLKEQNIVLEDHCLLYGGSFGGYITAHLAGRYSGLFRGMVMRNPLIDLVSKSNYADNPDGCAVEAGWPFTEEGPLEEDQLLTLRRVSPITHVQNVLIPTALMLGSKDKRVPHYQGLEYARRLKANGVKVAVYMYEDNHALSSLPVETDNLLNAADWLITHIKP; this comes from the exons ATGGGCGACATTTGGAGGATGAATTCTCAT ATGGAAGCAGTAGTAAGAGTCTATAAGACCCTAACAAAAATCCCCTCCATAGTGGGGGGGAGGTTGAACTGCAAGGGCAACAGGATAACGTCAAGATGGTCCATACGTAACCTGGACAAGGGGAAGAACACCCAGTACCTTATAGATTACATACTGGATGAGAATCTGGGGGTGGTTGCGCACAGTCAGTTTGGAGTTGATATCAGCCATGA GTTATTGACATCAATATCTCCTAAAGAGAACTTTAAAGCTGTGGTCAGAGAGGAGAAAGACGACAAGGATGGAGCAAAGAAGAAGTTCTTCCTCGAAGTGTGGTCCAGCACCAGTCTCAAACATTCCATCGACTTGACTGCACTGGACATACATGGCGATGTTTATACTGATT CGGAATTCGGCAGCTTAGACTGGTCACCTGATGAATCCAAAATTGTGTATGTCGctgaaaagaaaattaaaaagtccgAACCATTCATCAAAAGAAAACCTGCAGAAGACAAAAATGTTGATCCTGATAATAAACATATACCG GGGCAAGAGCACATACACAGAGACGACTGGGGAGAACAGTTGACGGGGAAGATAGAGACAGTGGTGGTGGTGTGCAAACTCGCTGACGAAACGTTCACTGTCTATGACACCGTGCCTGGGTGTCCGGGACAG GTACGATTTTCTCCGAGCGGCGACAGTATAATAGGAATAACGTGGGAGGCAAAAATGTTGGGACGTCTAGGGCTCATCTACTGTACCAATCGTCCATCGTTTGTGTTTTGCCTCACCCTGACTGGAACATTCA TAACTGTGAGCAGTGGGAACAAAGCGGTCCGTTCCCCTCGCATCGCTCCGAACGGTGACTTGTTCTGGCTGCAGAGGGAAGCGCATGGACCGCATCACGCGTGCCATCAACTCGTCAGACTCGCTTCGGATGAC ATAAAAAATCTACTAGGCTCAGAAGACGGCTTCGATCACAAAGTGTCAGTAGTAATAGACATAGTGAAGACAGAACAGGAAATAAGCAACGGTGTATTCTACGGCATCTACTGTCAGAGCTTACCGGCTAAGTGCTTTAGCGCTGACAGCAAGCGGCTGGTATTCAGCACTCAACAGCAGACTGAAATTAGGAGCTATGTTGTTGAtattg AGAGTGGCAGGATAGTGGACATATCGAACAACAAGAAAACTTCGGGATCGACAACAGTTCTAAACGTACAGGCTGATACCATCCTAGCTACCTTCTCCAGCATGACCACGCCTGGACAG TTATTCGTAGCAAAACTACCTAACGTTGATAAGGAAAGTACGATTGAATGGGTGCGAGTTAGCTCCCCCAGCGAAGTGCCGAGTACAGTGGCCAACGCCAAACTGCAGTACATGGCTTTGAAACAAGACACGCAGGACAGCGTAT caaCATTTACGGCGATATACTTCGGTCCGGACGAAGGGAAGGTTTACCCCCTAGTGGTGTGGCCACACGGCGGACCGCATTCTGCTTTCTCAAATTCCTATTCCCTGGAGGCTGCCTTCTTCAATATGATTG GATTTGCCTCAGCCCGTATAAATTATCGAGGCTCAACTGGCAACGGGGACGCAAACGTAAGATGCCTTATGGGTAACATAGGAAACTATGACGTGAACGATTGCCTTCTCACTCTAAAGACTCTGAAAGAGCAGAATATAGTATTGGAAGACCATTGCCTTTTGTACGGTGGGAGTTTTGGAGGTTATATTACTGCTCATTTGGCGGGCAGATACAGTGGACTGTTTCGAGGCATGGTTATGAGAAACCCTCTTATAGATTTAGTTAGTAAATCTAATTATGCCGATAACCCAGATGG GTGTGCCGTAGAAGCGGGCTGGCCTTTCACAGAAGAAGGTCCTTTAGAAGAAGATCAGCTGCTAACATTGCGAAGAGTTTCACCCATCACCCACGTCCAGAATGTTCTGATCCCCACAGCACTGATGTTGGGGTCGAAGGACAAACGCGTCCCTCACTACCAGGGCTTGGAGTATGCGAGGAGGTTAAAGGCCAACGGAGTTAAAGTGGC CGTGTACATGTACGAAGACAACCACGCGCTGAGCAGCCTGCCCGTGGAGACGGACAACCTGCTGAACGCGGCGGACTGGCTCATCACGCACATCAAGCCCTAG